The Devosia sp. 1566 sequence GCCGTTCGGCCTACTGCTGACTCGCGCGGCCGGGCTTGGCGATATCCGCGCGATTGGCTCGGGCAATATTGGTGCCACCAATGTGCTGCGTACTGGCAATCGCTGGCTCGCGGCCGCAACGCTGGTTCTCGACGCCGCCAAGGGCGCCGTGCCGGTTTTGCTGGCTCGCTATCTTTGGGGCGAGGACGCGGCAATGGTCGCTGCGATCGGCGCCTTTATCGGGCACTGCTTTCCGGCGTGGCTGGGCTTCAAGGGCGGCAAGGGTGTCGCCGTGCTGATCGGTGCCCTCCTGGCGTTGTCCTGGCCTGTGGGGCTGATCTTTTGTGCGGTCTGGCTGCTGATCGCCGTGACGCGCAAGACCTCCTCCCTCGCTTCACTCACCGCTGGCGCCACCGCACCGATTTTTGCCTATGTCGTCGTCAATGAGTGGCTCGCGGTAGCAGTGGCGGTCATGGTGATCCTGCTCTTTATCCAGCATCGCACCAACATCGCCCGTCTGATGGCGGGAACCGAGCCAACCATCGGCTCTACCAAGAAAGCCTGATCCGTGGGCAAAGGCGCTGCACTGGTTTCTGACCAAGAGCGCCTTGCCTGGCTTCGCCTGATTCGCACTGACAATGTCGGCCCCGTCACTTTTCGCCAACTGCTCGGCCGCTTCGGTTCAGCCGAGGCGGCGCTCGACGCCCTGCCCGGCTTGCTCAAACGGGCCGGAACGCAGCCGCGCATCTCGACCCGTATGCAGGCCGAAGACGAACTCGCTGGCCTGCAGCGCTTCGGCGCCCATCTCGTGCTCAGCTGCGATCCCGACTATCCGCCCCATCTCGGCTTCATTGCCGGCGCGCCGCCGGTGCTGACCCTCGCGGGCGGCGCCAATCTGGATTGGCGGCGCACCGTGGGCATGGTCGGTGCGCGCAACGCCTCCTCCGCCGGGGTGAAGATGACGCGCCTGCTCGCTACCGATCTTGGTGCCCGCGGTTATACGATCGTTTCCGGCCTCGCCCGCGGCATTGATGCAGCGGCCCACCGGGCAAGTCTGCAAACCGGCACCGTTGCGGTCCTAGCGGGCGGCTTTGACCAGATCTATCCCGATGAGAACATTCCGCTTGCCCATGACATTCTCGACCACGGCGGCGCCTTGCTCACCGAGATGCCGCTCGGCTGGGAGCCTCGTGCCCGCGATTTCCCGCGCCGCAATCGGCTGGTGTCAGGGCTGTCGCTCGGCATTGTCGTGGTGGAAGCGGCCAAACGCTCGGGCTCCCTGATCACGGCGCGCCTTGCGCTGGAGCAGAACCGGGATGTCTTTGCGGTGCCGGGTTCGCCCCTGGATCCCCGGGCCGAAGGCGGCAATGCCTTGATCCAGCAAGGGGCGAAGCTGATCACTAATGCCGAGGACATCATCGAAAGCCTGGGCTCGGCCGATCCGTCGCGCCAAGCCCTATTTGATCGACAATGGGAGCCGGGCCCCGACGAGGTCGGCGCTGGGTCAGACGTCCCCGATCCTAGTGACGCGGATCGCTTGCGCGGTTTGTTGAGCACCGCTCCGATGGAAGTCGATGAACTGCTGCGGCAAACCGGACTGTCTGCCGCAGCGATGCAGATGCTGTTGCTGGAGCTCGATCTGGCGGGCGAGATCGAGTGGTCGAGCGGTCAGCTGGTCGCGAAACGCTACCGCTGAACCGCCTTATTGCCCTGGTTAGCGGCCACCTTCCAGCTTACGATGCCGCTGGTTGATGCCGCCTGCCCCGTATGGATAATCGCCGATCTGCGGCTTGCTCGCCTCGTCAAGCCGCGCAACCTCCTCAGCGCTTAGGCTCAGATCGCCCGCGGCCATGTTGTCGGCCAGCTGTTCGCGCTTGCGGGCGCCCAGGATCACCGAGGTGACGGCGGGTTTTTGCACCAGCCAGGCCAGCGAGACCTGCGCTGCACTGACGCCGCGCTGCTCGGCGATCTGCATGACCGCGTCGATAACCGCCCAGGTCTGTGGGTTGGCATTGCGCTTTTCATACGCCTCCATGCCGCGCTTGGGGTTTTCGCCCAGCCGCGTTGCCCCGCTTGGCATTTCGTCACGCTTGTATTTGCCCGACAGCCAGCCGCCAGCCAGCGGCGACCAGGGCAGTAGGCCCATGCCGGCATCGAGCACGGCAGGCACGATTTCGTGCTCGATATCGCGCACCAGTAGATTGTATTGCGGCTGCAAGGTTACGGGAGGGGTATAGCCCTGCGCCTTGGCAATCCACACTGCCTTGGTCAGCTGCCAGCCGAGGAAATTGGAAAAGCCGTAATAGGCGATTTTGCCGTTACGCACCGAATCATCAAGGAAGCGCAGGGTTTCCTCGATCGGCGTCAGCGCGTCCCACGCATGCATCTGGTAAAGATCGATCTGCTCGACGCCCAATCGCCGCAGCGAGGCATCCAGCGCGTGCCCCAGATGTTTGCGCGACAAGCCAAGGCCGTTGGACCCTTCCAGCGTCGGAAAGCGGCCCTTGCTGGCAATCACCAGCCGGTCAGCCATCCCGCCCTTGCTCTTGAGCCAGCGACCAATGATCTCTTCGGAGGTGCCATTGGTGTAGACGTCAGCCGTGTCGAGGAAATTCCCGCCCGCTTCGACATAATCATCCATCAAGGCGAACGACGTGGCCTCGTCCGCGTCCGACCCGAAGGTCATGGTCCCAAGGCAGAGTGCCGAAACCACCGTGCCGCTATTGCCCAGTTTGCGTAAATCCATTGTCAACTTCCTCCTGTTGATCGCCACAACGGCCCGGCCGACACTCGGCTCCACGGGATCATACTAAATCAGCGCCCGTTGACACTGCCCCTCGGCTTCACCATGTTGCGCCACCTTGCGTTGCAGTGTTTCGGATCGGGTTTTCCATGAAGGTCGTTGTCGTTGAGAGTCCGGCTAAGGCTAAGACAATCAACAAATATCTGGGTAAGGACTATGAAGT is a genomic window containing:
- the plsY gene encoding glycerol-3-phosphate 1-O-acyltransferase PlsY — encoded protein: MAPDLLTLLYAIVLGYLCGSVPFGLLLTRAAGLGDIRAIGSGNIGATNVLRTGNRWLAAATLVLDAAKGAVPVLLARYLWGEDAAMVAAIGAFIGHCFPAWLGFKGGKGVAVLIGALLALSWPVGLIFCAVWLLIAVTRKTSSLASLTAGATAPIFAYVVVNEWLAVAVAVMVILLFIQHRTNIARLMAGTEPTIGSTKKA
- a CDS encoding aldo/keto reductase: MDLRKLGNSGTVVSALCLGTMTFGSDADEATSFALMDDYVEAGGNFLDTADVYTNGTSEEIIGRWLKSKGGMADRLVIASKGRFPTLEGSNGLGLSRKHLGHALDASLRRLGVEQIDLYQMHAWDALTPIEETLRFLDDSVRNGKIAYYGFSNFLGWQLTKAVWIAKAQGYTPPVTLQPQYNLLVRDIEHEIVPAVLDAGMGLLPWSPLAGGWLSGKYKRDEMPSGATRLGENPKRGMEAYEKRNANPQTWAVIDAVMQIAEQRGVSAAQVSLAWLVQKPAVTSVILGARKREQLADNMAAGDLSLSAEEVARLDEASKPQIGDYPYGAGGINQRHRKLEGGR
- the dprA gene encoding DNA-processing protein DprA — its product is MGKGAALVSDQERLAWLRLIRTDNVGPVTFRQLLGRFGSAEAALDALPGLLKRAGTQPRISTRMQAEDELAGLQRFGAHLVLSCDPDYPPHLGFIAGAPPVLTLAGGANLDWRRTVGMVGARNASSAGVKMTRLLATDLGARGYTIVSGLARGIDAAAHRASLQTGTVAVLAGGFDQIYPDENIPLAHDILDHGGALLTEMPLGWEPRARDFPRRNRLVSGLSLGIVVVEAAKRSGSLITARLALEQNRDVFAVPGSPLDPRAEGGNALIQQGAKLITNAEDIIESLGSADPSRQALFDRQWEPGPDEVGAGSDVPDPSDADRLRGLLSTAPMEVDELLRQTGLSAAAMQMLLLELDLAGEIEWSSGQLVAKRYR